The Oreochromis niloticus isolate F11D_XX linkage group LG13, O_niloticus_UMD_NMBU, whole genome shotgun sequence genome has a window encoding:
- the LOC100694734 gene encoding carbonyl reductase [NADPH] 1-like encodes MSTKVAVVTGSNKGIGLAIVRALCKQFSGDVYVTSRDVGRGEAAVKTLNSEGLKPKFHQLDINDVNSIKTAAAYFKGKYDGVDILINNAGIAFKAADTTPFGDQAEVTLRTNFFATRDMSTHFLPLVKAGGRVVNVSSMLSASGLKQCSPELQQRFHSEDITEDELVALMQRFVDEAKKGEHKQGGWPDMSYAVSKIGVTVLSMIHARRVSKERPKDGILINACCPGWVRTEIAAPGAPKSPDEGAITPVYLALLAPGATEPHGKYVSDKEVQPW; translated from the exons ATGTCGACCAAGGTTGCAGTGGTTACTGGCAGTAACAAAGGCATCGGTCTGGCCATCGTCCGAGCGCTCTGCAAGCAGTTCAGTGGAGACGTTTACGTCACCTCCAGAGACGT AGGTCGGGGTGAGGCAGCAGTGAAGACTCTGAACTCAGAGGGACTGAAACCCAAGTTTCACCAGCTGGACATCAATGACGTGAACAgcattaaaactgctgctgcctACTTTAAAGGGAAGTATGATGGAGTGGACATTCTCATCAATAATGCTGGAATAGCATTCAAAG CGGCAGACACAACTCCATTTGGTGACCAGGCAGAGGTGACCCTGAGGACAAACTTCTTTGCCACCAGAGACATGTCGACTCACTTCTTGCCACTCGTCAAAGCTGGAG GGCGTGTGGTGAACGTCTCCAGCATGCTTAGTGCCAGCGGTTTGAAACAGTGCAGCCCAGAACTCCAGCAACGTTTCCACAGTGAGGACATCACAGAGGACGAGCTGGTGGCACTGATGCAACGATTTGTTGATGAGGCCAAGAAAGGCGAACACAAGCAAGGCGGCTGGCCTGATATGTCGTATGCAGTATCCAAAATTGGAGTGACG GTGCTATCCATGATTCATGCTCGTCGCGTGTCTAAGGAGAGACCAAAAGATGGG ATCTTGATTAATGCCTGCTGTCCAGGGTGGGTACGCACGGAGATCGCTGCGCCAGGTGCCCCAAAGTCACCAGACGAGGGCGCCATAACACCAGTCTACCTGGCCCTGCTTGCCCCCGGAGCCACCGAGCCTCATGGAAAGTATGTCTCTGATAAGGAAGTTCAGCCATGGTGA